A window of Desulfovibrio desulfuricans DSM 642 contains these coding sequences:
- a CDS encoding 30S ribosomal protein S1: MTEDKFATSMSEEGAEDFAAMLAAHDTASNRLQPGQKVTGTVIAITGDSVFVDVGIKVDGIIDRKDILDAEGNESVKPGDSLEAWVTGVSSQEIRLSRSMSGSGVAALEEARDAAVPVDGRITAVCKGGYTVDVLGKQAFCPGSQLGVPTSEDAAEVVGRSMPFLVIRVENRGRNVVVSHRAIVERERAEQLDALLESLKPGDMVEGKITRFAAFGAFMELAPSVEGMIHLSELSWSRVGAPDEAVSLGDTVRAKVISISKDSKGHVRISLSRKQAEGDPWQDVTTRLESGTVVSGKVVRLAPFGAFVELLPGIEGLVHISELSWTKRVAKAEDVLAAGEVVSVKIKEINLENHRISLSLRDAEGDPWKEAAQQFAVGSTVSGTVESRTPYGLFITLAPGITGLLPAGVIKNSRQGNQYSKLDKGDTVTLTVQNLDTSARRISLAPEGEQTAQPAEDKAWKQHTSAGSSNSGSGMNIMAQALQKALKNK, translated from the coding sequence ATGACCGAGGATAAGTTCGCAACCTCCATGTCGGAGGAAGGCGCTGAGGATTTTGCCGCCATGCTGGCGGCCCACGACACCGCTTCAAACCGCCTGCAGCCCGGCCAGAAAGTGACCGGGACTGTAATTGCCATCACTGGCGACAGCGTTTTTGTGGACGTGGGCATAAAGGTTGACGGCATCATTGACCGCAAAGACATTCTTGATGCCGAGGGCAATGAAAGCGTTAAGCCCGGCGACAGCCTCGAAGCGTGGGTTACTGGTGTTTCCTCGCAAGAGATTCGCCTTTCCCGCTCCATGAGCGGCAGCGGTGTTGCCGCGCTTGAAGAAGCCCGCGATGCGGCGGTGCCGGTTGACGGCCGCATAACCGCAGTGTGCAAGGGCGGCTACACGGTTGACGTGCTTGGCAAGCAGGCCTTCTGCCCCGGCAGCCAGCTTGGCGTGCCCACCTCTGAAGACGCCGCCGAAGTTGTGGGCCGCAGCATGCCGTTTCTGGTTATCCGCGTTGAAAACCGCGGCAGAAATGTTGTGGTTTCGCACCGCGCCATTGTTGAACGCGAACGCGCCGAACAGCTTGATGCCCTGCTTGAAAGCCTCAAGCCCGGCGACATGGTTGAAGGCAAGATCACGCGTTTCGCCGCTTTTGGCGCATTCATGGAGCTTGCCCCTTCTGTTGAAGGCATGATCCACCTTTCCGAACTTTCATGGTCGCGCGTGGGCGCACCTGACGAAGCCGTGTCGCTTGGCGACACAGTGCGCGCCAAGGTTATTTCCATCAGCAAGGACAGCAAGGGCCACGTGCGCATTTCGCTTTCGCGCAAGCAGGCCGAGGGCGATCCCTGGCAGGATGTGACCACCAGACTTGAGTCCGGTACGGTTGTTTCCGGCAAGGTTGTTCGCCTCGCGCCCTTTGGCGCTTTTGTGGAGCTTCTGCCCGGTATTGAAGGCCTTGTGCATATATCTGAACTGTCGTGGACAAAGCGCGTGGCCAAGGCCGAAGACGTGCTTGCGGCGGGCGAAGTTGTTTCGGTTAAAATCAAGGAAATCAACCTTGAAAATCACCGTATTTCCCTGAGTCTGCGCGATGCGGAAGGCGACCCGTGGAAGGAAGCCGCCCAGCAGTTTGCCGTTGGTTCAACGGTAAGCGGCACGGTCGAAAGCCGCACCCCCTATGGCCTCTTTATCACGCTGGCCCCTGGCATCACCGGTTTGCTGCCCGCTGGCGTCATCAAGAATTCCAGGCAGGGCAACCAGTACAGCAAATTGGACAAGGGCGACACCGTCACCCTTACTGTACAAAATTTGGACACCAGCGCCAGACGCATCAGCCTTGCCCCTGAAGGCGAACAGACCGCCCAACCCGCCGAAGACAAGGCATGGAAGCAGCATACATCCGCCGGAAGCTCCAACAGCGGGTCTGGAATGAACATCATGGCACAGGCTTTGCAAAAGGCTCTGAAAAATAAGTAA
- a CDS encoding class I SAM-dependent methyltransferase — translation MDIKEFEAYWADRQPDRSDLAEFWSRRAQSFNTHSAEADSSAYRRDLVAKVAARAKVGKADAVLDIGCGPGRHALIFAGHAGSVEGFDIAPGMIEYANKNAQLAGMENTRFHVLDWDTADLKLLGWQKRFQLVFASRTPAVYDRATLEKMTEASRGYCCLITQVTGDNSVRSELAPVVGATNDDDYTRRGLYCAFNILWLQGYYPEVEYLERTWDSECPLEEAIVMYTRHFNSRGQLTEAQEIALSDKLCAMSKNGMVHETGSSRVGILFWNANL, via the coding sequence ATGGACATAAAAGAATTTGAAGCATACTGGGCAGACAGACAGCCGGATCGCTCAGATCTTGCGGAGTTCTGGAGTCGCCGCGCCCAGTCGTTCAATACCCATTCGGCCGAGGCAGATTCCAGCGCGTACCGCCGCGATCTTGTTGCAAAGGTTGCAGCGCGCGCCAAGGTTGGCAAGGCTGATGCTGTGCTGGACATAGGCTGCGGGCCAGGCAGGCATGCCCTGATTTTTGCGGGGCATGCGGGCAGTGTTGAAGGTTTTGATATCGCGCCCGGCATGATCGAATACGCAAATAAAAATGCGCAACTAGCTGGTATGGAAAACACCCGTTTTCACGTGCTTGACTGGGATACTGCGGATCTGAAGCTGCTTGGCTGGCAAAAACGGTTTCAGCTTGTTTTCGCCTCGCGCACTCCTGCCGTGTATGACCGTGCTACCCTTGAAAAAATGACAGAGGCCTCGCGGGGCTACTGCTGCCTTATCACGCAGGTTACGGGCGATAATTCTGTGCGGAGCGAACTTGCGCCAGTTGTTGGCGCAACAAATGACGACGACTATACCCGGCGGGGGCTTTACTGCGCCTTCAATATCCTGTGGTTGCAGGGCTATTATCCAGAAGTGGAATACCTTGAGCGCACGTGGGATTCTGAATGCCCGCTGGAAGAAGCCATTGTGATGTACACGCGGCATTTTAACAGCAGAGGCCAGCTCACAGAGGCGCAAGAGATCGCCCTGTCAGACAAGCTGTGCGCCATGAGCAAGAACGGCATGGTGCATGAAACTGGCAGCTCGCGGGTGGGCATACTTTTCTGGAACGCCAACCTGTGA
- a CDS encoding GNAT family N-acetyltransferase has translation MQFIHLPHNAKPEQYATWHSAALHSAQADPFSCTPAWQLAFHDAFGPKRRLLFAEADGSVIAFAEGLVSPEEIYITPLEPSWFFGCPLLGSNAPQLFADAMHFFARTYAPRFPKVLVGGLGPGLDYVQNMLNKTGMPLQAHLVKAGIQGSASLAGGLDGYLSRRSANLRRNLKRSAKKAHELGISYERVLPSTEDEAKAAYTRMIAVERTSWKGIDHCGMAEPGICDFYAFLLLRLAPENGARVIFARREDTDVGFIFGGLAGDIYRGQQFSYAQDCHELSLGNLMQIEKIHWLCEEDVQRYDMGPLDGPKMQYKTHWTETAFPIRTWLIEKA, from the coding sequence ATGCAGTTTATACATTTGCCCCACAACGCCAAGCCCGAGCAGTACGCAACGTGGCACAGCGCAGCGCTGCACAGCGCTCAGGCCGACCCTTTCAGTTGTACGCCAGCATGGCAACTTGCCTTTCATGATGCCTTTGGCCCCAAACGGCGTTTGTTGTTTGCAGAAGCTGACGGCAGCGTTATTGCCTTTGCGGAAGGGCTTGTTTCGCCAGAAGAAATCTACATCACGCCCCTTGAACCCTCGTGGTTCTTTGGCTGCCCGCTGCTGGGCAGCAATGCCCCGCAGCTATTTGCCGACGCCATGCATTTTTTTGCCAGAACCTATGCCCCCAGATTTCCCAAGGTTCTTGTGGGCGGCCTTGGCCCTGGCCTGGATTATGTACAGAACATGCTCAACAAAACTGGCATGCCCCTCCAGGCGCACCTCGTAAAAGCGGGGATTCAGGGTTCGGCTTCGCTTGCTGGCGGGCTGGACGGCTATCTTTCGCGCCGCTCGGCCAATCTGCGCCGCAACCTGAAACGTTCGGCCAAAAAGGCGCACGAGCTGGGCATCTCTTATGAACGTGTGCTGCCTTCAACGGAAGACGAAGCAAAGGCGGCGTATACCCGCATGATCGCTGTTGAACGCACAAGCTGGAAGGGGATTGACCACTGCGGCATGGCGGAGCCGGGCATATGCGATTTTTACGCATTTCTGCTCCTGCGGCTCGCGCCAGAGAATGGCGCGCGCGTTATTTTTGCCCGCCGTGAAGATACGGATGTGGGCTTTATTTTTGGCGGCCTGGCCGGTGATATCTATCGCGGACAGCAGTTCAGCTATGCGCAGGATTGCCATGAGCTTTCACTGGGCAACCTCATGCAGATTGAAAAAATCCACTGGCTCTGCGAGGAAGACGTGCAACGCTATGACATGGGGCCTCTCGATGGCCCCAAGATGCAATATAAGACGCACTGGACGGAAACGGCTTTTCCCATCAGGACATGGCTCATAGAAAAGGCCTGA
- a CDS encoding RidA family protein: MKTIIRKTPNTMYQPVGNYSHTTIIPAGMDTYVFSGQIGIRDDGSFPAAFNDEVLQLFKNIKVLLGTEGLSGADITKVNIWSVKEIDWDYFDNEWDKLFDRAYPSMTIAHVTALGLPEISIEIDIWAAKQPQV; this comes from the coding sequence ATGAAGACCATCATAAGAAAAACACCAAATACCATGTATCAGCCTGTTGGAAACTATTCGCATACAACCATCATACCCGCGGGTATGGACACCTATGTGTTTTCAGGGCAAATCGGCATCAGGGATGACGGCTCTTTCCCTGCGGCTTTTAACGATGAAGTGCTGCAACTTTTTAAGAATATTAAAGTATTGCTTGGTACGGAAGGGCTGTCCGGAGCAGATATTACCAAGGTTAATATTTGGTCCGTAAAAGAAATCGACTGGGATTATTTCGACAACGAATGGGATAAGCTCTTTGACAGAGCTTACCCATCGATGACTATTGCGCATGTAACGGCATTGGGCCTGCCGGAAATCAGCATAGAAATTGATATCTGGGCTGCAAAGCAACCTCAGGTCTAA
- a CDS encoding undecaprenyl-diphosphate phosphatase, whose protein sequence is MDNLFTAVILSIVEGLTEFLPVSSSGHLILVGDLLNFMGEKAATFEVVIQLGAIMAVVVLYWKRFWGLVRPQPYVRFAGMRGIMLLILTSLPASVLGLLLHSTIKTYLFRPLTVLIALVVGAVMMIVVEKRKFKPSYITLDDMTPKLALGIGCFQCLALWPGFSRSASTIMGGMLLGGKRSLAAEYSFIAAVPIMVAATGYDMLKSWHLFSAADIPFFAVGMIGSFLSALLAVKVFIALMGRVTLVPFAVYRLLIAPFIYYFMVN, encoded by the coding sequence ATGGATAATCTGTTTACTGCGGTAATTTTGAGCATTGTCGAGGGGCTGACGGAATTTCTGCCTGTTTCCTCATCCGGCCACCTCATTCTGGTGGGCGATCTGCTCAACTTCATGGGCGAAAAGGCCGCCACCTTTGAGGTGGTTATTCAGCTTGGCGCCATCATGGCCGTGGTGGTGCTGTACTGGAAGCGCTTCTGGGGCCTCGTGCGTCCCCAGCCCTATGTGCGTTTTGCGGGCATGCGCGGCATCATGCTGCTTATCCTTACATCGCTGCCCGCCAGCGTGCTCGGGCTTTTGCTGCACTCGACCATCAAGACCTATCTGTTCCGTCCCTTGACCGTGCTCATTGCGCTGGTTGTGGGCGCTGTGATGATGATAGTGGTTGAAAAACGCAAGTTCAAACCCTCATATATTACGCTGGACGACATGACGCCCAAGCTGGCCCTTGGTATTGGCTGCTTTCAGTGCCTTGCCCTGTGGCCCGGTTTTTCGCGCTCAGCCTCAACCATCATGGGGGGCATGCTGCTTGGCGGCAAGCGTTCGCTGGCGGCGGAGTATTCGTTCATCGCCGCAGTGCCCATCATGGTTGCCGCCACAGGTTACGACATGCTGAAAAGCTGGCACCTCTTCAGCGCTGCGGATATTCCTTTTTTTGCCGTGGGCATGATCGGCTCGTTCCTCTCGGCCCTGCTGGCAGTCAAGGTGTTCATCGCCCTCATGGGCCGCGTGACTCTGGTGCCTTTTGCCGTGTACCGTCTGTTAATCGCACCCTTTATTTACTATTTCATGGTGAACTAA
- the metG gene encoding methionine--tRNA ligase has product MNSFFITTPIYYVNAKPHLGHAYTTVVADAMARYHKLIGEDTMFLTGTDEHGDKIVQAAEKQGQTPKEFVDDISARFRALWPKLDVANDRFVRTTDPEHISAVQAFLQKVYDAGDIYFGEFGGHYCYGCERFYTEKELENGLCPQHLTKPEFISEKNYFFRMSKYLPWLKEHIEANPSFIRPERYRSEVLAMLESGALEDLCISRPKSRLTWGIELPFDKDYVCYVWFDALLNYISALNWPEGEDFKKFWPGEHLVAKDILKPHAVFWPTMLKSAGLPLYEHLNVHGYWLVRDTKMSKSLGNVVEPSDMAQRFGPDAFRYFLLREMHFGSDASFSEDALVGRINADLANDLGNLFSRVLSMTAKYFGSHVPMPKALQEDDKAIVDLCANSMRNFVQLFGNVQFSQGLESLWELVRALNKYVDTQAPWTLYKQGNMERLATVMYVMLAAMRKTALCLWPVMPVASGKMLAQLGQQVQEGQPPVANVEDEIAHFEGLEPGIQVAEGSNLFPRIEVKKEGADSKEPKAPKKDKQAEKPQEKAAPKQAAAEQGGADAPAAVKPNVEFDQFKALDLRVGTVKVAEKHPNADRILRLEIDFGEGELRQILSGLAEHYAPEEVVGKRVCAVLNLAPRKIRGLVSHGMVLTAGTDGALGLLAVDRDVPDGSEIA; this is encoded by the coding sequence GTGAACAGCTTTTTCATCACAACGCCCATCTATTACGTCAATGCCAAGCCCCATCTGGGGCATGCCTATACCACTGTGGTTGCCGATGCCATGGCCCGCTACCACAAGCTGATTGGCGAGGACACCATGTTCCTCACCGGTACGGACGAACACGGCGACAAGATTGTTCAGGCGGCGGAAAAACAAGGCCAGACTCCCAAGGAGTTTGTGGACGACATCAGCGCCCGCTTCCGCGCCCTGTGGCCCAAGCTTGACGTTGCCAACGACCGTTTTGTGCGCACCACCGATCCCGAACACATCAGCGCCGTGCAGGCCTTTTTGCAAAAGGTCTATGACGCGGGCGACATCTATTTTGGCGAGTTCGGCGGGCATTACTGTTACGGCTGTGAACGGTTTTACACCGAAAAAGAGCTGGAAAACGGCCTCTGCCCCCAGCACCTGACCAAGCCGGAATTTATCAGCGAGAAGAACTACTTCTTCCGCATGTCCAAGTATCTGCCCTGGCTCAAGGAGCACATCGAGGCCAATCCTTCGTTTATCCGGCCCGAGCGCTACCGCAGCGAAGTGCTGGCCATGCTTGAATCCGGCGCGCTGGAAGATCTGTGCATCTCGCGCCCCAAATCGCGTCTGACATGGGGCATCGAACTGCCCTTTGACAAGGATTACGTCTGCTACGTGTGGTTTGACGCGCTGCTCAACTACATCAGCGCGCTGAACTGGCCCGAAGGCGAAGATTTTAAAAAGTTCTGGCCCGGCGAACATCTGGTTGCCAAGGATATTCTCAAGCCCCACGCCGTATTCTGGCCCACCATGCTCAAATCTGCGGGTCTGCCGCTGTATGAGCATCTGAATGTGCACGGCTACTGGCTTGTGCGCGACACCAAGATGTCAAAATCGCTTGGCAATGTTGTGGAACCGAGCGACATGGCCCAGCGTTTCGGGCCGGACGCCTTCCGCTATTTTCTGCTGCGCGAAATGCACTTTGGTTCTGACGCCAGCTTTAGCGAAGATGCCCTTGTGGGCCGCATCAACGCCGACCTTGCCAACGACCTCGGCAACCTGTTCAGCCGCGTGCTTTCCATGACGGCCAAGTATTTTGGCAGCCATGTGCCCATGCCAAAGGCCTTGCAGGAAGACGACAAGGCCATTGTCGACCTGTGCGCCAACTCCATGCGCAACTTTGTGCAGCTTTTTGGCAATGTGCAGTTTTCCCAGGGGCTTGAGTCCCTGTGGGAGCTTGTACGCGCCCTGAACAAATATGTGGACACCCAGGCCCCCTGGACGCTCTACAAGCAGGGCAACATGGAGCGCCTCGCAACCGTCATGTACGTCATGCTGGCAGCCATGCGCAAAACCGCGCTCTGCCTCTGGCCCGTCATGCCCGTGGCCTCTGGCAAAATGCTGGCCCAGCTTGGGCAGCAGGTGCAGGAAGGCCAGCCCCCGGTTGCCAACGTGGAAGATGAAATTGCCCATTTTGAAGGCCTTGAACCCGGCATTCAGGTGGCGGAAGGCTCCAACCTGTTCCCGCGCATTGAAGTGAAAAAGGAGGGCGCGGACAGCAAGGAACCCAAGGCCCCCAAAAAGGACAAGCAGGCAGAAAAACCGCAGGAAAAAGCCGCGCCCAAGCAGGCCGCAGCAGAGCAGGGCGGGGCAGACGCACCCGCCGCCGTCAAACCCAATGTGGAATTTGACCAGTTCAAGGCTCTGGACCTGCGTGTAGGCACGGTGAAGGTGGCGGAAAAGCACCCCAATGCCGACCGTATTCTGCGGCTTGAAATTGACTTTGGCGAAGGTGAGCTGCGCCAGATTCTCTCTGGCCTGGCAGAGCACTACGCGCCAGAAGAAGTGGTGGGCAAACGCGTTTGCGCAGTGCTGAACCTTGCCCCGCGCAAGATACGCGGGCTGGTTTCGCACGGCATGGTGCTCACGGCAGGCACAGACGGCGCGCTCGGGCTGCTTGCTGTGGACCGAGACGTGCCCGATGGCAGCGAAATAGCATAA